The following are encoded together in the bacterium genome:
- the cdaA gene encoding diadenylate cyclase CdaA — protein sequence MGHLQQLLQIEQLREPSAIFDIVILWFVIYQMFQLIRRTRAVQMAYGLLALVALFLLTDPTGFLPLRSVHFLLGALLPYGVFAIIVIFQGPIRQALATFGRMPFSRFRQVDQSRKIIEEIALAATAMGSRRIGALIVLERSQGLRNYIETGIELDAVISYDLLINIFTPKTPLHDGAVIVADGRLKGASCFLPLSVDPYISRTFGTRHRAAIGITEESDAIAVVVSEERGVVSVAIDGALRQDLDTRGLRAILEEYWAAPRPAAKTKTNEKRRPAKDGPRAAEAGR from the coding sequence TGCAAATCGAGCAGCTCAGAGAGCCGTCGGCGATCTTCGACATCGTCATTCTCTGGTTCGTCATCTACCAGATGTTCCAACTGATCCGCCGCACCCGCGCGGTTCAGATGGCCTACGGGCTGCTCGCGTTGGTGGCGCTCTTCCTGCTCACCGACCCGACCGGCTTCCTTCCGCTCCGTTCGGTCCACTTCCTGCTCGGCGCGCTGCTGCCCTACGGCGTCTTCGCCATCATCGTCATCTTCCAAGGGCCGATCCGGCAGGCGCTGGCGACGTTCGGGCGGATGCCGTTCAGCCGCTTCCGCCAGGTGGACCAGTCGCGCAAGATCATCGAGGAGATCGCCCTCGCCGCGACCGCGATGGGCAGCCGCCGCATCGGCGCGCTGATCGTCCTCGAGCGCAGCCAGGGGCTGCGCAACTACATCGAGACCGGCATCGAGCTCGACGCGGTGATCAGCTACGACTTGCTGATCAACATCTTCACGCCGAAGACGCCGCTCCACGACGGGGCGGTGATCGTCGCCGACGGCCGCCTCAAGGGGGCGAGCTGCTTCCTGCCGCTGTCGGTCGATCCCTACATCTCCCGCACGTTCGGCACGCGCCACCGCGCCGCGATCGGCATCACGGAGGAGTCGGACGCGATCGCCGTCGTCGTCAGCGAGGAGCGGGGCGTCGTGTCCGTGGCGATCGACGGCGCGCTGCGCCAGGACCTCGACACGCGCGGGCTGCGCGCGATCCTCGAGGAGTACTGGGCCGCGCCGCGTCCGGCCGCGAAGACCAAGACGAACGAGAAACGGCGCCCGGCGAAGGACGGTCCGCGCGCCGCGGAGGCGGGCCGGTGA